The following coding sequences are from one Cyprinus carpio isolate SPL01 chromosome A24, ASM1834038v1, whole genome shotgun sequence window:
- the LOC109058577 gene encoding palmitoyltransferase ZDHHC23-B-like isoform X3 produces the protein MILCAVVSTSIVTADAVTWQHAAVTVRIWMMLVTALHYLLGILVLTAVPVLVLWYYYFTHRKKGRTLFFLSLALFSLFYMFYLFITEVVPRGGVNHLQLAAVTVGVALTVIFLVITKRGPGYARPCPTDTHSTVTYHKPPPDVDADLNGAQHHVVTASGEQTGESGTAQQGVQRRNWCAVCKVVRPPRAGHCRICGVCILRLDHHCVWINSCVGQANHRNFLLTLTFFLLTSLYGISLVLRSVCSDQNVMTALFYCPDVYNQFSSALCFTCAWYSCIVTGALLHLLLLQLINVSFNVTEREARLALREKTGRSLLWGLIIDTGVYSRGFRSNWIEFLTMSKASE, from the exons ATGATTCTCTGTGCTGTTGTGAGTACATCGATCGTCACGGCGGACGCAGTCACTTGGCAGCATGCTGCTGTGACTGTGAGGATTTGGATGATGCTTGTGACAG CTTTGCACTACCTGCTGGGTATTTTAGTGCTAACTGCAGTGCCCGTCTTGGTCCTTTGGTACTACTATTTCACTCACCGAAAGAAAGGACGCACATTATTCTTCCTCAGCCTCGCACTCTTCTCCCTCTTCTACATGTTCTACCTCTTCATCACCGAAGTCGTTCCTCGAGGTGGTGTGAATCATCTTCAGTTGGCCGCTGTGACAGTGGGTGTTGCTCTTACAGTAATTTTCCTTGTAATCACTAAGAGGGGGCCGGGCTACGCCAGGCCTTGTCCAACTGACACTCATAGTACAGTGACCTATCACAAACCTCCGCCTGACGTAGATGCCGATCTAAATGGAGCACAGCACCACGTGGTGACAGCCAGTGGTGAACAAACTGGTGAATCTGGGACAGCGCAGCAGGGTGTTCAGAGGAGGAACTGGTGTGCCGTATGCAAAGTGGTGCGGCCCCCGAGAGCGGGACACTGCAGGATCTGTGGAGTCTGCATCCTGCGTCTGGACCACCACTGTGTCTG GATCAACAGCTGTGTGGGGCAGGCCAATCACCGCAATTTCCTTCTGACACTTACTTTCTTTCTGCTGACATCGCTGTACGGGATCAGTTTGGTTCTTCGAAGTGTGTGTTCTGACCAGAATGTAATGACTGCACTGTTCTACTGTCCTGACGTCTACAACCAGTTCAG ttctgctctgtgtttcaccTGTGCCTGGTACAGCTGTATTGTGACGGGAGCTTTACTGCACCTGCTGCTCTTGCAGCTTATCAACGTCAGCTTCAACGTGACTGAACGGGAGGCACGTCTGGCTTTGAGAGAGAAAACCGGTCGCAGCCTTCTCTGGGGTCTGATCATCGACACCGGCGTTTACTCAAGAGGCTTCCGTAGTAACTGGATTGAATTCTTGACCATGAGCAAGGCTTCAGAGTAA
- the LOC109058577 gene encoding palmitoyltransferase ZDHHC23-B-like isoform X2, protein MTKRSRQTLDQDDSLCCCEYIDRHGGRSHLAACCCDCEDLDDACDRWMKKQPQNPDSLSRVMATFTDRLRVPWISGARQVDISVIPPLILLPVFLHIAALHYLLGILVLTAVPVLVLWYYYFTHRKKGRTLFFLSLALFSLFYMFYLFITEVVPRGGVNHLQLAAVTVGVALTVIFLVITKRGPGYARPCPTDTHSTVTYHKPPPDVDADLNGAQHHVVTASGEQTGESGTAQQGVQRRNWCAVCKVVRPPRAGHCRICGVCILRLDHHCVWINSCVGQANHRNFLLTLTFFLLTSLYGISLVLRSVCSDQNVMTALFYCPDVYNQFSCIVTGALLHLLLLQLINVSFNVTEREARLALREKTGRSLLWGLIIDTGVYSRGFRSNWIEFLTMSKASE, encoded by the exons ATGACGAAGAGATCCCGTCAAACACTAGATCAGGATGATTCTCTGTGCTGTTGTGAGTACATCGATCGTCACGGCGGACGCAGTCACTTGGCAGCATGCTGCTGTGACTGTGAGGATTTGGATGATGCTTGTGACAG ATGGATGAAGAAGCAGCCTCAAAATCCGGACTCTCTGTCTCGGGTTATGGCCACGTTCACTGATCGTCTACGAGTGCCCTGGATATCTGGAGCCAGACAAGTTGATATATCAGTGATCCCTCCTCTTATTCTGCTTCCTGTTTTTTTGCACATCGCAGCTTTGCACTACCTGCTGGGTATTTTAGTGCTAACTGCAGTGCCCGTCTTGGTCCTTTGGTACTACTATTTCACTCACCGAAAGAAAGGACGCACATTATTCTTCCTCAGCCTCGCACTCTTCTCCCTCTTCTACATGTTCTACCTCTTCATCACCGAAGTCGTTCCTCGAGGTGGTGTGAATCATCTTCAGTTGGCCGCTGTGACAGTGGGTGTTGCTCTTACAGTAATTTTCCTTGTAATCACTAAGAGGGGGCCGGGCTACGCCAGGCCTTGTCCAACTGACACTCATAGTACAGTGACCTATCACAAACCTCCGCCTGACGTAGATGCCGATCTAAATGGAGCACAGCACCACGTGGTGACAGCCAGTGGTGAACAAACTGGTGAATCTGGGACAGCGCAGCAGGGTGTTCAGAGGAGGAACTGGTGTGCCGTATGCAAAGTGGTGCGGCCCCCGAGAGCGGGACACTGCAGGATCTGTGGAGTCTGCATCCTGCGTCTGGACCACCACTGTGTCTG GATCAACAGCTGTGTGGGGCAGGCCAATCACCGCAATTTCCTTCTGACACTTACTTTCTTTCTGCTGACATCGCTGTACGGGATCAGTTTGGTTCTTCGAAGTGTGTGTTCTGACCAGAATGTAATGACTGCACTGTTCTACTGTCCTGACGTCTACAACCAGTTCAG CTGTATTGTGACGGGAGCTTTACTGCACCTGCTGCTCTTGCAGCTTATCAACGTCAGCTTCAACGTGACTGAACGGGAGGCACGTCTGGCTTTGAGAGAGAAAACCGGTCGCAGCCTTCTCTGGGGTCTGATCATCGACACCGGCGTTTACTCAAGAGGCTTCCGTAGTAACTGGATTGAATTCTTGACCATGAGCAAGGCTTCAGAGTAA
- the LOC109058577 gene encoding palmitoyltransferase ZDHHC23-B-like isoform X1: MTKRSRQTLDQDDSLCCCEYIDRHGGRSHLAACCCDCEDLDDACDRWMKKQPQNPDSLSRVMATFTDRLRVPWISGARQVDISVIPPLILLPVFLHIAALHYLLGILVLTAVPVLVLWYYYFTHRKKGRTLFFLSLALFSLFYMFYLFITEVVPRGGVNHLQLAAVTVGVALTVIFLVITKRGPGYARPCPTDTHSTVTYHKPPPDVDADLNGAQHHVVTASGEQTGESGTAQQGVQRRNWCAVCKVVRPPRAGHCRICGVCILRLDHHCVWINSCVGQANHRNFLLTLTFFLLTSLYGISLVLRSVCSDQNVMTALFYCPDVYNQFSSALCFTCAWYSCIVTGALLHLLLLQLINVSFNVTEREARLALREKTGRSLLWGLIIDTGVYSRGFRSNWIEFLTMSKASE; encoded by the exons ATGACGAAGAGATCCCGTCAAACACTAGATCAGGATGATTCTCTGTGCTGTTGTGAGTACATCGATCGTCACGGCGGACGCAGTCACTTGGCAGCATGCTGCTGTGACTGTGAGGATTTGGATGATGCTTGTGACAG ATGGATGAAGAAGCAGCCTCAAAATCCGGACTCTCTGTCTCGGGTTATGGCCACGTTCACTGATCGTCTACGAGTGCCCTGGATATCTGGAGCCAGACAAGTTGATATATCAGTGATCCCTCCTCTTATTCTGCTTCCTGTTTTTTTGCACATCGCAGCTTTGCACTACCTGCTGGGTATTTTAGTGCTAACTGCAGTGCCCGTCTTGGTCCTTTGGTACTACTATTTCACTCACCGAAAGAAAGGACGCACATTATTCTTCCTCAGCCTCGCACTCTTCTCCCTCTTCTACATGTTCTACCTCTTCATCACCGAAGTCGTTCCTCGAGGTGGTGTGAATCATCTTCAGTTGGCCGCTGTGACAGTGGGTGTTGCTCTTACAGTAATTTTCCTTGTAATCACTAAGAGGGGGCCGGGCTACGCCAGGCCTTGTCCAACTGACACTCATAGTACAGTGACCTATCACAAACCTCCGCCTGACGTAGATGCCGATCTAAATGGAGCACAGCACCACGTGGTGACAGCCAGTGGTGAACAAACTGGTGAATCTGGGACAGCGCAGCAGGGTGTTCAGAGGAGGAACTGGTGTGCCGTATGCAAAGTGGTGCGGCCCCCGAGAGCGGGACACTGCAGGATCTGTGGAGTCTGCATCCTGCGTCTGGACCACCACTGTGTCTG GATCAACAGCTGTGTGGGGCAGGCCAATCACCGCAATTTCCTTCTGACACTTACTTTCTTTCTGCTGACATCGCTGTACGGGATCAGTTTGGTTCTTCGAAGTGTGTGTTCTGACCAGAATGTAATGACTGCACTGTTCTACTGTCCTGACGTCTACAACCAGTTCAG ttctgctctgtgtttcaccTGTGCCTGGTACAGCTGTATTGTGACGGGAGCTTTACTGCACCTGCTGCTCTTGCAGCTTATCAACGTCAGCTTCAACGTGACTGAACGGGAGGCACGTCTGGCTTTGAGAGAGAAAACCGGTCGCAGCCTTCTCTGGGGTCTGATCATCGACACCGGCGTTTACTCAAGAGGCTTCCGTAGTAACTGGATTGAATTCTTGACCATGAGCAAGGCTTCAGAGTAA